CGAAGAACTCAACGTTTTTCTTGGTAGCCGGCACAGCTTTGCCCTGCGGAACCAGGAAGTTACGAGCGTAGCCCGCTTTAACGTTTACCTGGTCGCCCAGGCTGCCCAGGTTTGCTACTTTATCAAGCAGAATAACTTGCATTACCTTATCCTCTCAAAGTCGTATTAATGGACCGTGACCGATTACTGATGACGATCAGTGTACGGCAGCAGGGACAGGTAGCGAGCGCGTTTGATAGCGCGAGCCAGCTGACGCTGGTATTTTGCACGGGTACCGGTGATACGGCTCGGGACAATCTTACCGCTTTCGGTGATGTAGTTTTTCAGCGTAGCGATATCTTTATAGTCGATCTCTTGAACGCCTTCCGCGGTGAAACGGCAGAACTTGCGACGACGGAAATAACGTGCCATTTGGCTAGTCTCCAGAATCTATCAATTCAATCTGCTCGGCATGCAACACCATTTTGCTCAGTCCGTTCTTTGCCTTGTGGCAACTGATGAACCCCTGAACGGTGATTTGCGTGCCGACCGTTATACTGTGAGTAACGGCCTGGTTCTCGTGCCCGCTGATTATTACAGGCATCTGACACCACGCCTGCCGGTGGAAACCGGCCTCCTCCTGCACAGAACGATGCTCAAGCACGAACTGGCAATGAGGAATTCCTGATGGGCTGACCTTACGAAGGGGTGCCCTGCACACGGTGCCGGACAACACCAGACGGTTGGCCATCAGAATTACTCTTCAGAATCCCCAGCTTCAGCATCATCAGCGGTTTCGTTAGCGAAATCATCGCGACGCTCACGGCGCTCGTCTTTCGCTTTAACCATCGGAGAGGCTTCAGTTACGGCGTGTTTGGTGCGCATAACCATGCTGCGGATAACGGCATCGTTGAAGCGGAAGGTAGTTTCCAGCTCATCGATAACTTCCTGCGGCGCTTCAACGTTCATCAGAACGTAGTGTGCTTTGTGCAGTTTGTTGATCGGGTAAGCCAGCTGACGGCGGCCCCAGTCTTCCAGACGGTGGATCTTGCCTTCTGCACCAGTGATGGCAGCAGAGTAGCGCTCGATCATGCCCGGAACCTGTTCGCTCTGGTCAGGATGGACCATAAAAACGATTTCGTAATGACGCATCGAATTGCTCCTTACGGATTATTCAGCCTCCTGTCTGGGTCAGCCGCGGCCCGGGGAGGCAAGGAACGTGATTAAAGGGCGGCTGAAAAATTGACGCGTCATTCTAATGGCGGACCATGACAAACTCAAGGGCGCTGGTAAAAAAAACCGCAATCCTGGTTTATGCGCTGCGCCT
This DNA window, taken from Cronobacter universalis NCTC 9529, encodes the following:
- the rpsR gene encoding 30S ribosomal protein S18: MARYFRRRKFCRFTAEGVQEIDYKDIATLKNYITESGKIVPSRITGTRAKYQRQLARAIKRARYLSLLPYTDRHQ
- the priB gene encoding primosomal replication protein N → MANRLVLSGTVCRAPLRKVSPSGIPHCQFVLEHRSVQEEAGFHRQAWCQMPVIISGHENQAVTHSITVGTQITVQGFISCHKAKNGLSKMVLHAEQIELIDSGD
- the rpsF gene encoding 30S ribosomal protein S6, giving the protein MRHYEIVFMVHPDQSEQVPGMIERYSAAITGAEGKIHRLEDWGRRQLAYPINKLHKAHYVLMNVEAPQEVIDELETTFRFNDAVIRSMVMRTKHAVTEASPMVKAKDERRERRDDFANETADDAEAGDSEE